From the Hevea brasiliensis isolate MT/VB/25A 57/8 chromosome 13, ASM3005281v1, whole genome shotgun sequence genome, the window AATCTATCAACATCTCTGGTATTAGACATTAATGTTCACCTAAATAATAAATAAGTAGTGATTCTCTTTAGACTTTGCATACAAAATAAAAGTAATTAGGTATCACATCTGTATCCTGTGAGACTCACACAATTCTAAaatgtatattaaaaaaaaaagaatttgcagatataaaatatgaatatttaTTATAGTgtgaaaaattattatataataataacactatgcatttatttaataattaataattacatTACCCAAGAAAAAACTAATAATCATATATTAAATTCCCCCTCTAAAAAAAAtactcaaaataataataataataataataataataataataataataattcacctCTCAAAATGGTCGAAGATTCCTGTTCAACCCATTAACATTAGATAAAAACCCAACCAAGTCCTGCCTGTACGGCAGGAAGGACCGTCGTTTATCCTCCTCCTTGAGGGCTCTGCCCTTCGCGTAATGCTCTTTAATCTTATCTTTCTCTTTGTTCTCTTTACAAGCTTCATCTTCCATTACTCTTTCGCTGCTCTTCTTTGCTGGCGTCAAGAACACGAAGTTATCCTTTCCATCGCTGTTACTTCTGTAAAGCAAGTCTCGAAACTTCCATCTCTTCGAAGACCCAGTGGAACTGCTCTTCTTGCACGTTCCGGGGGATTCCtttcccttctttggagtccacaCGCAGTAAGTCCCAGCCGGCACGTTTTCCAGGTCGTCGGCCTCCGAAGAGGAGCAAGACGTCGTTTCTTGCTCTTCGCTGAAGAGTTTCCTCAACGGTAATCTGTTGCGTTTGGCGGTTTGGGATTGGTCGGAGACAGTGGATGCTGGTTTGGATAATTCTTCTCCATCCATGAGCAAATCGGTGTTAAATAAAGGATAGATTGGCCTTATCTGTCCGTTATAGAAGATCTCATCAGCCGGAATAGGCGACGCGTCCTGCTCTGTACACACAATTGCAAACTCGAACTCTTCCtcgtcatcatcatcatcttcatcGTCGTCGTCGGCTCCGAGTTTCTTGTGGTCTTCTCGTTTTTGCATTGATGGTGGGAAATGTTGCTTTGTTTTCCAAGAGAAACAGTTAGAGTCATCATTAGAGAATTCTTGGGTGACTCTAGCTGCAATCTCAGCAAGCTTCCCAGAAGAATAAGAGTTGAAGCTGGGGGAGCTTGGAGAGAGGGCGATGAAAGAGCTTGGCTGCATTTGCAGCAGCTTTTTCAATGGCTAGCTATACGCAATTTCTGTTGCGTATgcttggagagagagagagagagagagagagagggctaAAGGGTTTGGCTCAAGATTAATCAAAAACCACAACCTGTTGGGATATATATATGACAAATGGTACACAGAGAGTGGTCTGTTAAACATCACCAATATCATTTaataaaaattgaactgaacaggTTAATTTTTAATGTCTTGTGAACCTGTTTACCTTTAGTTTCACGTAACAAGAACTCAACCCAAGCTCATTACACGTGGAAGAGTGAGAGGGATCACACGTAGcttttattttttcctttatGAATACTGATATtggctatttaaaaaaaaaaaaaagacttgctGGGTAATTGGAGAAATTAGTAGatggatttatatatatatatatatatatatatatatatatatatattattttttataattatatgaaatttattttttatattataaaaagagtattttttgatgagaaaaaaatattatttttaatatttttaatatatctaataattaacCCAATAATTATAACTCATGTTAAGTTTTGTACTGTAGCGTTTATTAAAGTTGTGCGGTGGTCCTATATTTTCAAATTATCACAATTTTTGTGGGTAATGTAAATCTTAGTGAGGAAATCAAATCCACATATCGAAAGGGTGTGGTGGGAGGGATTTTCTTGCTCCATAGGGGAGATGGCTTATATTTATAAAGTTGCTTTGAGCAGACATCATCTGAAATTTGGCAAGAAGGAAGGGGACCAACATATATGAGTTGATTTTAATATAGGGAAAAGTATAAAAAATGTACATGTGGTTTCATGTTTTGACATATAAGGGACCgtgattttatttttatcaaattagTACTGTGTCGTATACTCCGTTAGCGATAATGGTCCAAAACGTCAATACCTGTTAAATTAGTGCTGACGTAGCTTTAATAAGCCCCACCAAACTCTATataaccaatcaaaattaagttaattttaaatttaaatataattacatcaattatatttaaaaagtAAAGTAAAGAGAATAAAAATAATATGCCTACCATCTATTGGAATcgggaaaaaaaagaaagaaaaagttaCTCTCAGTTCTCCCAAATAATAGAATGCATGAAGAAAAACCTTAAATCCTAAATCCCTTTACCTGAATCTACCATAGAATCTCCCAAATTAATTGCTTTTGGAATTCAAAGCAAGTTTATGATTCAGTGTCTCTGAAAGGAAGAGTTGGTTCTCATTGAAGAAATAATGATGAGTCTCTTTTATCTCAATATTTTAAATGCATTTTTTGTTATAGATACTGTTATTGGGTCGGCACCTTTGACGGGTGGGTTATGGGTTATCGAAATGGGTGGGCATGTGGGTTGATTGTTCGGTTAATGAGCGAAATGCATGGGTGACCCTCCATATGAGAATGCTATTGAGCAGTATTGAATTTGGTTTTGCTTCGCTATAGAATGGTGTGTTCATCACTTTTGTGTGTATGTTTCAATCAtgttgtgatttatcaatgaatatgAATATGAATATGAatcaatattttgaataaagcagagCATTTATATTTGGTTTGAAATAAAGAGAGGATGGAATGCACAGTTACGTAATTCCCCCACATTTACTTAATGATTCACAGTTTGCATGTTTATTATGGTTGACACATAACCATTTTGATCgaacatttatattaattaattttgcaGGAGGATGTCTATTTATGTGAATTTGAACTCACATCATGGGGGTAAATGGGTGTTTAAACCCATGATGGTTTATGAAGGGGGACAAATAGAGTATAAGGATTATGTTGATATAgatttttttatcacattttgaATTGCAGTCTTATGCAAAGGAATTGCATTATGACTACTGTAGGATATGGTTTAGGATACTTGGTCTATCTGGGGATGAAGCCTTTGAAGAGATAGAGAATGATTCCCAGGTTAATAACATGTTGGATTATAACTCAAGTGCAGATGAGATTGACATTTATTTTGTTGAGAATGctaaactagtgacatttattcATGAGCATGTTTCTCATGTTGAGAAGGATAATGATGAGCATATTGCTGCTATTGAAAAGGATAGTGAGGTAACTGATGTTAATAGGGATAAGGACTCTGCTGCTAATGAGGGGGACAGTCAGGTAGCTGATGTTAATAGGGATAAGGACTCTGCTGCAAATGAGAGGGACAGTGAGGTAGTTGATTTTAATAGGGATAGGGACTCTATTGCTAATGAGAGGGATAGTGAGGTGGCTGATGATAAGGGGGACAAAGAATCTTTTAATGTTGACATGGATAGTGATTCAACTGATAGTGATTACAACATTAATTCAGATGCTGATGAAGATGGATCAAGTGAATTCTGTATTGGAAGTTCAGATATTAGTGAGATGTATATTGATTTAAAAGGTAGTGATGATGATATTTTTAGTGGAGCCAATGATAAAGGTTCTAAAGGTAGAGAAAATGATGGCAACAATCATGAATATACACAAGCAGGGGAAAATACAAGGGATTATGAGGAGTTCTGTGAAAAGGCAGAGGATCTAAATGAGGATGACTATGAGGAGTTCTGTGAAAAGGTAGCTAATGAAGATGAACTTCATTCTTTGCATAGTGCATCTGAAGATGATGTACCATACCCTGAATTTAATGAGAGTTTTGGTTTTGCAAACCCCCAATTATGTATGGGTATGAAATTTTCAAGTCACATAATATTTAGAAGGGCATTAAAATAATGGGCTATAAGAAATGGCTTTGGTTTCAAGTTGTTGAAAAATACTTCAACAAGGATAACTGCTATATGCCATCATTTGTGTGGTTTTAAGGTACATGCCAGTAAGTTAAGAGatagtacaacatttcaaatcaaaaCGTTCAACTCTAAACACAGTTGTCCTAGGGGTTTCCATAATAATCTTGTGGATAACACATATATATCACAAAAATTTATTGAAGATCTAAGGGATAACCCAACATGGgtggagtgtaacacccctatttgcatagcctggtatatttcactattccggtgaccggtgtcggtccggacaactgaggagattagaaccatacttaagacaactagataagccctgaacacaaataattagtaattgccaattagttaagtataaataagaaaaacagaacataagaagttaaacgagccgagaggcacaacgatgggtgaccttttctggaaggattgcgaagtcaatttaaactcaaatttcgaaccgtaaaatatgacgttgcggtccttaagactattacgaacacagtggaaaagagaaaatcacgaaaaagaattgttaagtcagtcaaataattaggtcagggagctggaagaaatattgaattatttgcaaacccggttgaaccggtgagggacaATTTAgttaattaaccccgagagctgactcctaacctaactgtcaaataaaatcggagaaaaaaaaattttgggatcgaaaattaaattagagaactaatggaaaaaaaaataaaaaaagtgaaaagtgatgacatcacgcatgacatcatgcatgatgcaataaatctaataattgaatatttaaatttaggataatttttggtcttcctaaaaggttaaaaatgcataaaagaaagaaaaaaaaaaaacaaaagtccatcttcatcttgccgccccattctcaccattgaaacaactcccatggaagcttgatacaagcttgattcaagcttgattccacccacttaaccttattttatccccaaattaatccataaaaacttgttaacttcacttaaggaagcatttgaagaagaaaagaaaaggaaaaagggagtgaattgaagaattggaattcaagtgaaggtaagtaatttactttgaaattttagttttgatgcacatgtattaagttaatttaacttagattttaatctaaaaataaaAGGAAACAATTGTTGGGAGACTTTtagtgaatttcagccagccgtggatatatgagaatatgatgtgttttgaatgaattaaatgtgttaggaagcttgaatgagttgagaaatggtctttGTATATttggaattaattaaatgtaacaaagtagtgagttaggtttttgacacctagggtttgggaggcaaaaatgtgagaattggtcaaatggtgtgtttgaccttgtttgagatgaaaaatagtcatttgtgaccaattgagatgtgttggaagtgttagaagtgagtttaaattcgaatTGAAAatagtcatgctgcaggcagcaggaccaaggtccctttgagggataaaaactgaaaatttataagtccaattggtatgagaccaattgggaatgaaaatagacacaaaatgaaacattttttatttaggaattatgcccaaaaagtgaccaaaacctagtgaacaaattgaccaaacccggattaggaaatctgacctgtacaaaaatgaccaaatgaacagtgtttgttcatttggccataacatgggctaggtaggtctaaatgacctgaaattttaccagtagacacctgagatatagacataaaactttcatgaagaacacaaacccaaattatgcccttaactaagtcatttggccacccaaaattggtaacctaaaactgccagaaccagtttagtgcccagaaatttgggttaagtccaatccggcagccatgattcaaatggctataacttgagctacaaaactttaattggagtgattcaaaaaggagaataaagttaagacaatagggaacattttctatgaagaaggtttttccaaattctaacagaaaaatgaccaatgaacagtgcaacataagacaccaaaactgaaaatttacaattttgcctaaaagacttaaaatttgagaaaacaaccaaaaccaacaaattaggtaaccaaaatgtggtatgtgggtgaaattagaattcccatacttattaagcattagaaagtcaataaattaactttaatagtgtcatgaatagtaaccccgaaacacaaattttaaagaacgtcaagtttggcatattaaagctaggtataagtagatttgaatttatttttggagttataataaatggtgatactgaaacactatgaaactgtgtgtttcagtggaaaagaataccggaaaagaatccgagacatcgagtcaaggccaagaggcgactcgtataaggtttgtgcacaactaacttttttgttacttttcacttctaaattgatttgaacaagtttattttatgatttataattttgttgtgttgaggattttaatttattgaatgaaattgtataaattaaatgtaaattttcttatgcatttaaggatttattgcatggttttgaggattgtaaattttaagtttgatgtgttgccaaccttgagcatgaatttatgatgattaaatatgttgatgatttgtaatcactttgtaaatagaaattgttttgaatatgatttgaaaccacagttgacatggcaaaatttgttgtgaattctcattagcttatctagtgagatatctcctccactagatggggtgagtttcttcctctctggcttgccagttggggaagagtttgaatgagtacttatattagctagtctttgttcctcccttttagcctcggttattgggagagtgtgaaatgttgtggtgtacaacacggcatctatttgaattttgagtcatgggttcaactgtgtgaattgttggcaacgccttttaaattatgcatagtttgataaattatggttgaaataaataatttgtcagtgattcaaaatatttttgtattgtttcgggatttaaaagaaatgtagataaatagttactatttgatcaaaatgttattcaaatgaataatttgcatgaatgaaaatattgatttctgaatgttatgaattttgaagaatttagaaattttaaatttttatttgttatgaattgtcgagcataacttgtattaagttttaaattattagtctgtgcaccactgagttcaccactcagcgatagctttgtatgctgtttcaggtgaaaggaataataaagcagctgagcaagatttttgaaagacatagtgagactatattctggtatatcataggtatacccttgtactttagattttgatgtaattctgtaattatatgtatgaaatttcctttgagtagttgtactaactcttttgtaatatatttttggattgtaattaaatacaaattattataaggttatcttgagattttatgtatttataaagttttgcactactaaatttttaatgatcccatgaatgtaaatattaattttgttaccttaatgagaggtttcaatatttgatttaatttaaactgtgtattgagttgcttatgttgatttgtgaaatgagattgaataatggagttgtgattgagaaaaatattgggagtgtttttattttcaggttttgaagaactattttctcaaaatacagacggcactctgccaaaatttttgtaaaaattacgaagattttaaatatttaaaaatttaatttatgtttggactttaaataaagatttttaaaatctgaaaaaaatttttacccaccaatttaaaaatgaatgaaaattattttaaaatcccttgtagtatatttaatgggttaccggtaggcaaagtacggtaattcgttaggtgtactacgggagcatgttacatcttacgaggagtagggtgtgacatggagaATGCAatgcaaaagaaaatacaaagGGATCCAGGGGTAGAAGTTTCTTTACAGCAATGCTATAGAGCAAGAAGAAAAGCTAAGAAAGTGATAGAAGGTGATGTAAAAGAGCAATACATAAGGCTTTATTACTATGCTGCCACCATTATGAAGTTGAACCCTGGAAGTTGTGTGAAGATTAAAACTTTTCTGGCTGATTCCCCTATTATTCAAAATGAACAGAATGAAGAGATTTTAACTCCAATCCCTAAACAAATATTTGTGTTTCAGTACATGTATGTAAGGTTTGCTGCCTAAAAGCAAGGTTTCTTTACTGGTGTTAGGCCATGAATTGGCTTAGATGGTTGTCACTTAAAGACTCCAATGGGTGGTCAATTGTTATGTGCTGTTGGAAGAGATGGGAATGAAAACATGTTCCCACTTGCTATAGGTTGGTGGACATAGAGGAAAAGGCAAGTTGGTTATAGTTTATAAAGCTCTTGTTAGATGACTTACGTAGACCTGAAGACTGTGGTTGGGTGTTTATGTCAGATAAACAGAAGGTAATTTAACTCAAACTATTTATATGTGCATCTATCATTTAATTGTTTTCTaaattaaattatgttttatctaACTTGCATCATGTTCATAGGGTCTAATTGAAGCTTTTAAAGAAGTTGGTTTGGGTGTTGAGCATAGGTATTGCATAAAGCATCTGTATGATAATTACAAGGTGCATTTTAGGGGTATTGAGTACAAAAAATGACTTTGGGCAGTTGCTTCTGCAGGGTCAATGGCACAATTTGAGTATAGAGTTGCTAAACTGAAAGAGTTTGATACAAATGTTTATGATTGGGTAATGAGGTCTGAGCCAAAAACATGGGCAAGGGCCTTTTTTTCAACACATGTCAAGTGTGAAGCATTTCAGAATAACATATGTGAAtcattcaatgcctatatactaAAGGCAAGGGACATTCCAATTCTTAGTATGTTTGAGTGGATAAGGAGAAGAATAATGAAGAGATTTCATGTCAAGTACACTGCCATGCTAAAATACAAGGGAGACATTTGCCCAAATGCACAAGACACTTTGGAAAAGCTGAAGTTTGAGAGCAAGAATTGCTTTTGCACTCCTGCAGGTGAGAGAAGATATGAAGTGGACTTCTATGACACCACTAATGTGGTTAATTTGATACATCAGTCATGCACATGTAGAATGTGGGAATTGTCAGGTATACCATGCAAACATGTTGTGTTTGCTATTTATACAAACAGGGAGCAACCTGAAAAGTATGTACACAAGTACTTTCATAAGGATACCTATTTGGCTATTTACAATTATGTCC encodes:
- the LOC110657096 gene encoding uncharacterized protein LOC110657096, whose amino-acid sequence is MQPSSFIALSPSSPSFNSYSSGKLAEIAARVTQEFSNDDSNCFSWKTKQHFPPSMQKREDHKKLGADDDDEDDDDDEEEFEFAIVCTEQDASPIPADEIFYNGQIRPIYPLFNTDLLMDGEELSKPASTVSDQSQTAKRNRLPLRKLFSEEQETTSCSSSEADDLENVPAGTYCVWTPKKGKESPGTCKKSSSTGSSKRWKFRDLLYRSNSDGKDNFVFLTPAKKSSERVMEDEACKENKEKDKIKEHYAKGRALKEEDKRRSFLPYRQDLVGFLSNVNGLNRNLRPF